One segment of Pasteurella skyensis DNA contains the following:
- the agaF gene encoding PTS galactosamine/N-acetylgalactosamine transporter subunit IIA — MTIGIIVCGHGHFATGITSTLELVAGEQENYKAVDFDGSCDFGVLLKQAIEELNCEKLIFFTDILGGTPFRQASMIAAQRKNCEVVTGTTAQMLIEACLERDDYDNLSDSINTLIDSARQGITSFALQMSNNQNNQTDDDGI; from the coding sequence ATGACAATCGGTATTATTGTTTGTGGACACGGGCATTTTGCAACAGGGATTACTTCAACATTAGAATTAGTTGCAGGTGAGCAAGAAAATTATAAAGCAGTAGATTTTGATGGAAGTTGTGATTTTGGTGTATTACTCAAGCAAGCCATTGAAGAATTAAATTGTGAAAAATTAATTTTCTTCACAGATATTCTAGGAGGAACACCATTCAGACAAGCTTCAATGATTGCTGCTCAACGAAAAAATTGTGAAGTTGTGACTGGCACAACAGCACAAATGTTAATTGAAGCTTGCCTAGAAAGGGATGATTATGATAATTTAAGTGATAGTATCAACACGCTTATTGATAGTGCTCGCCAAGGAATAACAAGTTTTGCACTACAAATGAGCAACAATCAAAATAATCAAACTGATGATGACGGTATTTAA
- a CDS encoding PTS system mannose/fructose/sorbose family transporter subunit IID has product MTEMNKTVDPDVYEDQTKQKVITNKDISKMAWRSLFLQASFNYERMQANGWLYTILPSLRKIHKNEEDLKKSMGMHLEFFNTHPFLVTFISGLVLAMEESKERVSTIRAIKISTMGPGGGIGDAVFWLTLLSICGGVGASFSLNGSWLGPIFFLVAFNLVHFGLRFGLASYGYKMGVSAIANLKEQTKRLGHAASIVGLTVIGAMTASYVRLEAGLQMIRHVPGVEKPYIYTLQGDLIDPIMPKLLPLLWTLMILWRIKKGDSALRLVMFTVIFGLVCTLIPVLVKMMFGVDIIDPAVLATRMS; this is encoded by the coding sequence ATGACAGAGATGAATAAAACTGTTGATCCAGATGTTTATGAAGATCAAACTAAACAAAAAGTCATTACTAACAAAGATATTTCTAAAATGGCTTGGCGTTCACTATTCTTACAAGCAAGTTTTAACTATGAGCGTATGCAAGCAAATGGTTGGTTATATACTATTTTACCAAGTTTACGCAAAATTCATAAAAATGAAGAAGACTTGAAAAAATCAATGGGAATGCACCTTGAGTTCTTTAATACTCACCCATTCTTAGTAACATTTATTTCTGGTCTTGTACTTGCAATGGAAGAATCAAAAGAACGTGTTTCAACGATTCGTGCAATTAAAATCTCAACAATGGGACCAGGTGGTGGTATCGGTGATGCGGTATTCTGGCTAACCTTACTTTCTATCTGTGGTGGTGTGGGGGCTTCCTTCTCACTAAATGGTTCTTGGCTTGGTCCTATTTTCTTCTTAGTGGCATTTAACCTTGTACACTTCGGTTTACGTTTCGGTTTAGCGAGCTATGGTTATAAAATGGGGGTTTCAGCCATTGCTAACCTCAAAGAGCAAACCAAACGGCTTGGTCACGCCGCATCCATTGTGGGGTTAACTGTAATCGGTGCGATGACTGCAAGTTATGTTCGCTTAGAAGCTGGATTACAAATGATTCGCCATGTACCAGGGGTTGAAAAACCTTATATATATACTTTACAAGGTGACTTAATTGATCCAATTATGCCTAAATTATTACCATTATTATGGACACTAATGATTTTATGGCGTATTAAGAAAGGGGATAGTGCATTACGCTTAGTAATGTTTACTGTAATCTTTGGTCTAGTTTGTACCTTAATTCCAGTGTTAGTGAAAATGATGTTTGGTGTTGATATTATCGACCCAGCAGTGTTAGCAACACGTATGAGTTAA
- the agaW gene encoding PTS N-acetylgalactosamine transporter subunit IIC yields MEVVTDVSLMQALLIAIFAGIAGIDLFNVLTHIHRPIITGPIVGLILGKPEAGLVAGATFELMWMGLVPLAGAQPPNVVLGGIIGTAFALVTGQTAEQAILVAVPFAIFVQICITLLFTVYSPLMSVADRYAKNLNFAGIANLNYLGMTILFFFYSIIAFAVIYFGAEAAQGFVKLIPKWVTDGLGFAGGLMPAIGFGILLNIMLKKQYVAYFILGFLLSAYFKQPLLAIALIGLVFALIEFFIRGDAPAEGSHSTETEEEGI; encoded by the coding sequence ATGGAAGTTGTTACTGACGTCAGTTTGATGCAAGCTTTACTGATAGCGATTTTTGCAGGTATTGCGGGTATCGATTTATTTAACGTACTTACACATATCCACCGTCCAATTATTACAGGTCCAATTGTGGGTTTAATTCTAGGTAAACCAGAAGCAGGTTTAGTTGCTGGTGCAACCTTTGAATTAATGTGGATGGGACTTGTTCCTCTTGCGGGAGCTCAGCCACCTAACGTAGTACTTGGCGGTATTATCGGTACTGCATTTGCTCTTGTAACAGGGCAAACAGCAGAACAAGCAATTTTAGTTGCTGTACCATTTGCTATCTTTGTACAAATCTGTATCACTTTATTGTTTACCGTTTATTCACCGTTAATGAGTGTGGCGGATCGTTATGCAAAAAATCTTAACTTTGCGGGTATTGCAAACCTTAACTATTTAGGTATGACAATCCTATTCTTCTTCTACTCAATTATTGCTTTTGCAGTAATTTATTTTGGAGCAGAAGCAGCACAAGGTTTTGTGAAGTTAATTCCTAAATGGGTAACTGATGGTTTAGGTTTTGCAGGTGGTTTAATGCCAGCTATCGGTTTTGGTATCTTATTGAATATTATGCTTAAAAAACAATATGTTGCTTATTTCATCTTAGGTTTCTTATTGTCAGCATACTTCAAACAGCCATTGCTTGCAATTGCACTAATTGGTTTAGTATTCGCATTAATCGAATTCTTTATCCGTGGAGATGCACCAGCAGAAGGTAGCCATTCAACTGAAACAGAAGAAGAGGGAATTTAA
- the agaV gene encoding PTS N-acetylgalactosamine transporter subunit IIB has translation MPNILATRIDNRLVHGQVGMTWTSWLGANLVLVADDILAEDKVQQNLMDMVLADGVQSRYFSVQKTIDVIHKASPKQKIFLVCRTPQTVLALVEGGVPITAVNVGNLHFAEGKKQIDKTISVTEDDIRCFKALVEKGIPCTIQGIPADAKKDILSLL, from the coding sequence ATGCCAAATATTTTAGCAACTCGAATTGATAACCGTCTTGTTCACGGACAAGTTGGAATGACTTGGACAAGCTGGTTAGGGGCTAATTTAGTACTTGTTGCAGATGATATTCTTGCAGAAGATAAAGTGCAACAAAATTTAATGGATATGGTGTTAGCTGATGGTGTGCAATCTCGTTACTTTAGTGTTCAAAAGACTATTGACGTGATTCATAAAGCATCACCAAAACAAAAAATATTTCTTGTTTGTCGTACACCACAAACAGTATTAGCCTTAGTAGAGGGAGGTGTTCCAATTACTGCAGTAAATGTGGGTAATCTTCACTTTGCTGAAGGCAAAAAACAAATCGATAAAACCATTAGTGTGACAGAAGACGATATTCGTTGCTTTAAGGCACTGGTGGAAAAGGGTATTCCTTGTACTATTCAAGGTATTCCTGCCGATGCTAAAAAAGACATTTTGTCATTACTTTAA
- a CDS encoding SIS domain-containing protein, with protein sequence MDYKTLNSNLYELKLDGAQYTINEVAQQPNCWRQIEDLLDQQDPALYQLIAKTLNNPTAYITFCGAGTSAYVGDVLADAIQQFSKARVRSVPTTDIVSRPNYYFDSESEGIVFAFGRSGNSAESVDTADKVSQLAPKVHQINVTCNPNGELAKRNDSHNHVCLMPPETHDKSFVMTSSFSTMLLFTFQLVNRAAGRPLADLNLVADCAEDWCKRLLSSGFLQKIPTSERLVYLGSNTLFGAAKESALKALEMTGGKVVTLSETSLGFRHGPKSIVDETTTACVFVSNNEYTSRFDRDIAIELLSDNKCKQVIVIATQRIADQLLQKFGHNSPLELIVLPDNLVDADDVLLAPLGVLVSQIIGLTLSVTFDISPDNPCPTGEVNRVVQGVTLYEFK encoded by the coding sequence ATGGATTATAAAACATTAAATAGCAATTTATATGAATTAAAACTCGATGGTGCTCAATACACCATCAACGAAGTGGCTCAACAACCAAATTGTTGGCGACAAATCGAGGACTTGTTAGATCAGCAAGATCCTGCGTTATATCAACTTATTGCAAAAACCTTAAACAATCCTACCGCTTACATAACATTCTGCGGTGCGGGAACGTCAGCTTATGTGGGTGATGTATTAGCAGATGCTATTCAGCAATTTTCCAAAGCACGAGTTCGCTCTGTACCTACTACAGATATTGTAAGTCGTCCTAACTATTATTTTGATTCAGAAAGTGAAGGGATTGTTTTTGCATTTGGTCGTTCAGGCAATAGTGCAGAAAGTGTAGATACCGCAGATAAAGTATCGCAACTTGCACCGAAAGTGCATCAAATAAACGTGACTTGTAACCCAAATGGTGAATTAGCAAAACGTAATGATAGCCACAACCACGTTTGTTTAATGCCACCAGAAACCCACGATAAAAGTTTTGTAATGACATCAAGTTTCTCAACAATGTTGTTATTTACATTCCAATTAGTCAACCGTGCTGCAGGTCGTCCGTTAGCTGATTTAAATTTGGTAGCAGATTGTGCAGAAGACTGGTGTAAGCGGTTACTTTCTTCAGGCTTTTTGCAAAAAATTCCAACTTCAGAACGTTTAGTTTATTTAGGATCTAATACCTTATTTGGTGCAGCAAAAGAGTCTGCATTAAAAGCTTTAGAAATGACAGGTGGAAAAGTTGTCACCCTTTCTGAAACTTCTCTTGGCTTTAGACACGGTCCTAAATCTATTGTTGATGAAACCACTACAGCTTGTGTTTTTGTTAGTAATAATGAATACACCTCACGTTTTGACCGTGATATTGCAATTGAATTGCTTTCAGACAACAAATGTAAGCAAGTGATAGTGATTGCAACACAACGTATTGCAGATCAATTATTGCAAAAATTTGGTCACAACTCACCGCTTGAGTTGATTGTTTTACCAGATAATTTGGTTGATGCTGATGATGTATTACTTGCACCACTTGGTGTATTAGTATCTCAAATTATCGGCTTAACATTAAGTGTTACCTTTGATATTTCACCAGATAATCCTTGCCCAACTGGAGAGGTAAATCGAGTGGTTCAAGGTGTTACATTGTACGAATTCAAATAA
- a CDS encoding class II D-tagatose-bisphosphate aldolase, non-catalytic subunit, giving the protein MMNVNPIQQRINDHKATGKGGVVSVCSANPDVIIAAAKLAAQYDDLLLVESTSNQVDQFGGYTGMKPAEFVAYVKKLLIDNGLSADKLVLGGDHLGPNAWQDQDSVTAMNHSEELIRHYVSAGYQKIHLDCSMSCSDDPVPLTDEIVAERAARLCKIAEDTAKATNQPHDIVYIIGTEVPVPGGAQEDLDVVTPTTPEAARTTFQVHKAIFEKHGLGGVWSRIVGLVVQPAVEFDHHSVVDYIPENAEKLSALANEFPNATFEAHSTDYQKPLAFQHLVRDHFAILKVGPALTFALREAYFALDHIAQDMQLGVSSFKATLEEIMMEKPKYWKKYYLGNEQEQRIARAYSLSDRCRYYLPEPKLQQVISEMKTAFAGKTIPLGLLKQYMPVEFDAVREGKIKGNFEDLVHFHIQLALLPYYEAAKI; this is encoded by the coding sequence ATGATGAATGTTAATCCAATTCAACAACGTATTAATGACCATAAAGCAACGGGTAAAGGTGGAGTGGTTTCAGTTTGTAGTGCAAATCCTGATGTGATTATTGCTGCTGCAAAACTAGCAGCACAATATGATGATTTATTGTTGGTGGAATCCACATCAAACCAAGTTGATCAATTTGGCGGTTATACAGGAATGAAGCCTGCTGAGTTTGTCGCTTATGTAAAAAAACTATTGATCGATAACGGTTTATCAGCGGACAAATTAGTGTTAGGTGGCGATCATTTAGGCCCTAATGCGTGGCAAGATCAAGATAGCGTAACAGCGATGAACCATTCTGAGGAGTTAATCCGTCATTATGTGAGTGCGGGCTATCAAAAAATTCACTTAGATTGCAGTATGTCTTGTTCTGATGATCCTGTTCCTTTAACCGATGAAATTGTGGCAGAGCGTGCGGCTCGTTTATGTAAAATTGCAGAAGATACCGCAAAAGCAACCAATCAGCCACACGATATTGTCTATATTATTGGTACTGAAGTGCCAGTTCCAGGTGGTGCTCAAGAAGATTTAGATGTAGTTACCCCAACCACGCCAGAAGCGGCTCGCACGACATTCCAAGTGCATAAAGCAATTTTTGAAAAACACGGCTTAGGTGGTGTGTGGTCAAGAATTGTTGGCTTAGTAGTACAGCCTGCGGTGGAATTTGATCATCATAGCGTGGTGGATTATATCCCTGAAAATGCAGAAAAATTATCAGCCCTAGCAAATGAATTCCCAAATGCCACTTTTGAGGCTCACTCTACCGATTATCAAAAACCGCTTGCTTTCCAACATTTAGTGCGTGATCACTTTGCGATTTTAAAAGTAGGGCCAGCATTAACTTTTGCTCTACGTGAGGCTTATTTTGCTCTTGATCATATCGCACAAGATATGCAATTAGGGGTATCTTCATTTAAAGCAACCCTTGAAGAAATAATGATGGAAAAACCAAAATATTGGAAAAAATATTATTTAGGTAATGAACAAGAACAACGTATCGCTCGTGCATACAGCTTATCGGATCGTTGCCGTTACTACTTACCAGAACCAAAATTACAACAAGTTATCAGTGAAATGAAAACAGCCTTTGCAGGCAAGACCATTCCATTAGGATTATTAAAACAATATATGCCTGTGGAATTTGATGCCGTACGTGAAGGTAAAATTAAAGGGAACTTTGAAGATTTAGTACATTTTCATATTCAGTTGGCACTCTTGCCATACTATGAAGCAGCTAAAATTTAA
- a CDS encoding DeoR/GlpR family DNA-binding transcription regulator: MKKSPVQRRAEILSRLRQGIISSPIQLAELFDVSVMTIHRDLKQLDAEGYLSKQYGGAVVNQKSFLSTHIEKRTTINAQAKKRIAEFAATQLIDPEFDSIVIDSGSTTLALVNALPDTPMTVMVNGISSLAILSQHEQTNVYSLGGRLNSNIMAFEGTVACDMLNKCHFTKAFIGTDGIDLEAGFSTTDTANAQLTRLMAQQAKEVYVLADLSKFGQCAFASIMNFEDITGIVTEKGVSEEFRTVLEQNNVQLFEVENDEC; the protein is encoded by the coding sequence ATGAAAAAATCACCTGTACAACGTAGAGCCGAAATTCTTAGCCGTTTACGACAAGGCATTATATCTTCTCCAATACAACTTGCGGAGTTATTTGATGTTTCGGTAATGACGATTCATCGTGATCTGAAACAATTAGATGCTGAGGGATATTTAAGTAAACAATATGGCGGTGCGGTTGTTAATCAAAAATCGTTTCTTTCTACTCATATAGAAAAACGCACCACAATAAATGCACAAGCAAAAAAAAGAATCGCAGAATTTGCAGCGACACAGCTTATTGATCCAGAGTTTGATTCTATTGTGATTGATTCTGGTTCAACAACTTTAGCATTAGTTAATGCCCTACCTGATACGCCGATGACAGTAATGGTAAATGGAATTTCATCTTTAGCTATTTTATCTCAGCATGAGCAGACGAATGTTTATTCCTTAGGTGGCAGATTAAATTCTAATATTATGGCATTTGAAGGAACCGTTGCCTGCGATATGCTCAATAAATGTCATTTTACTAAAGCTTTTATTGGAACAGATGGGATTGATTTGGAAGCAGGTTTTTCTACAACGGATACGGCTAATGCACAATTAACTCGCCTAATGGCACAACAAGCAAAAGAAGTCTATGTTTTGGCAGATCTCTCTAAATTTGGTCAGTGTGCTTTTGCTTCTATTATGAATTTTGAAGATATTACTGGAATAGTAACAGAAAAAGGTGTCTCCGAAGAATTTCGTACTGTTCTAGAACAAAATAATGTACAACTTTTTGAGGTAGAAAATGATGAATGTTAA
- a CDS encoding D-glycero-alpha-D-manno-heptose-1,7-bisphosphate 7-phosphatase: protein MKLIILDRDGVINKELKWVENPEEFEFIDGAIEAIANFKKAGYMTAIATNQSHIDRGRFTVADLEAIHDKMLKELRANGGDIDKIVYCPSFDNNDPRRKPNPGMLLELLAHFNVKPSDAVFIGDYERDMQAGYDAGCHLILVENKHGDGEYHNMPDYLKEKTTFVKTLLEASRVIEKWEQV from the coding sequence ATGAAATTAATTATTTTGGATCGTGATGGTGTTATTAATAAAGAGCTAAAATGGGTTGAAAATCCAGAAGAATTTGAATTTATTGATGGAGCCATTGAAGCAATAGCAAACTTCAAAAAAGCAGGCTATATGACAGCAATTGCTACCAACCAATCACATATTGATCGTGGACGTTTTACTGTCGCTGATTTAGAGGCTATTCACGATAAAATGCTTAAAGAGTTACGAGCTAACGGTGGTGATATTGACAAAATTGTTTACTGCCCTAGTTTTGATAATAACGACCCTCGCCGTAAACCCAATCCAGGAATGTTATTAGAACTGTTAGCTCACTTTAATGTTAAACCAAGTGATGCAGTTTTTATCGGCGATTATGAAAGAGATATGCAAGCAGGCTACGATGCAGGTTGTCATTTAATTTTAGTAGAAAATAAACACGGTGACGGTGAATATCACAATATGCCTGACTATCTGAAAGAAAAAACAACTTTTGTAAAAACACTTTTAGAAGCAAGCAGAGTGATTGAAAAGTGGGAGCAGGTTTAA
- the glnA gene encoding type I glutamate--ammonia ligase, with translation MSNEAVQNVFNLIEENDIKFVLLRFTNIQGKEHGVSLPISAVDEDLFEEGKMFDGSSVEGWKAINKADMLLMPIAESAVVDPFAQIPTLSIRCSVYEPSTMQSYDRDPRSIAMRAETYLKSTGIADSVLFGPEPEFFLFDDVRFSNKMNGNSYLIDDIEGAWNTNRKYEEGNNAYRPLVKGGYCAVAPNDTGHDIRSEMCLLLEEMGLVIEAHHHEVATAGQNEIATQFNSLVLKADETQIYKYVVQNVALEHGKTACFMPKPLAGDNGSGMHCNMSLSKDGQNIFMGDKYAGLSETALYYIGGIIKHARALNAFTNPTTNSYKRLVPGFEAPVLLAYSASNRSASIRIPAVTSPKATRIEARFPDPLANPYLAFSALLMAGLDGINNKIHPGDAMDKNLYDLPPEELQGIPAVAGSLGEALDALEQDYEFLTQGGVFSKDFIDTFIGMKRKDVEYLNMTPHPVEFEMYYS, from the coding sequence ATGTCAAATGAAGCAGTACAAAATGTATTTAATTTAATCGAAGAAAACGATATCAAATTTGTTCTTCTTCGTTTTACCAATATTCAAGGGAAAGAGCACGGCGTTTCTTTACCTATTAGTGCCGTAGATGAAGACCTTTTTGAAGAAGGTAAAATGTTTGATGGTTCATCAGTAGAAGGTTGGAAAGCTATTAATAAAGCCGATATGCTATTAATGCCAATTGCAGAAAGTGCTGTTGTTGATCCTTTTGCTCAAATTCCAACGCTCTCTATTCGTTGTAGTGTTTATGAACCAAGTACAATGCAATCTTATGATCGTGATCCTCGTTCTATTGCAATGCGAGCAGAGACTTACTTGAAATCAACAGGTATTGCAGATAGCGTATTATTTGGACCAGAGCCTGAGTTCTTCTTATTTGATGATGTGCGTTTTAGTAATAAAATGAATGGTAATTCTTATCTCATTGATGATATCGAAGGGGCGTGGAATACCAATAGAAAATATGAAGAGGGTAACAATGCTTATCGTCCTCTGGTTAAAGGGGGTTACTGTGCTGTTGCACCTAATGATACTGGACACGACATTCGTTCTGAAATGTGTTTATTATTAGAAGAAATGGGCTTAGTGATTGAAGCACATCACCACGAAGTAGCAACCGCAGGGCAAAATGAAATTGCAACCCAATTTAATTCTTTAGTATTAAAAGCGGATGAAACTCAAATTTATAAATATGTGGTACAAAATGTCGCATTAGAACACGGTAAAACAGCCTGCTTTATGCCAAAACCATTAGCGGGTGATAATGGTTCAGGAATGCACTGTAATATGTCACTAAGTAAAGATGGACAAAATATCTTTATGGGGGATAAATATGCAGGTCTTTCGGAAACCGCATTATATTACATTGGCGGTATTATCAAACACGCTCGAGCATTAAATGCTTTTACTAACCCAACAACTAACTCATACAAACGTTTAGTCCCAGGGTTTGAAGCGCCAGTATTATTAGCTTATTCAGCAAGTAACCGCTCTGCGTCTATCCGTATTCCAGCGGTCACAAGCCCTAAAGCAACACGTATTGAAGCACGTTTCCCAGATCCATTAGCAAACCCATACTTAGCATTCTCTGCGTTATTAATGGCAGGACTTGATGGAATTAATAATAAAATCCATCCAGGGGATGCAATGGATAAAAACCTTTATGATCTTCCACCAGAAGAACTTCAAGGTATTCCAGCTGTGGCGGGGTCACTTGGTGAAGCATTAGATGCACTTGAGCAAGATTATGAATTTTTAACTCAAGGCGGCGTATTCTCTAAAGATTTCATTGATACCTTTATTGGAATGAAGCGTAAGGACGTGGAATACTTAAATATGACACCACATCCTGTAGAATTTGAAATGTACTATTCTTAA
- a CDS encoding FAD-dependent oxidoreductase has protein sequence MTRQGNIYQFIDVNRNDPPKIPLIQRKEDFIEIYEVFSEPQAQSQADRCLACGNPYCQHKCPLHNNIPEWLKLTYEGRIIEAAELAHETNTLPEICGQVCPQDRLCEGACTLNPEFGAVTIGSIEKYITETAFEMGWRPQVKNIPHSGKKVAVIGSGPAGLGCAEQLIKNGVSVTVYERQPEIGGLLTFGIPSFKLEKSVMSRRREIFSEMGIEFKLNIEIGKDIQLEEIVNDYDAVFLGVGTYQSIKANIPNEEAQGVYSALPFLIGNTKNVMGLETDEFVSLQGKRVVVLGGGDTAMDCVRTAIRQQAAEVNCAYRRDETNMPGSKKEFVNAKEEGVKFQFNVQPTAIQTNEKGEVTGIEIVHTQLGKPDSSGRQRAEIVAGSETIIDCDAVIVAFGFSPSKMSFLEQVGVKIDDYGRIEAKGNHKQQTSNQKIFAGGDITRGSDLVVTAIAEGRDAAHSILDYLEV, from the coding sequence ATGACAAGACAAGGCAATATTTATCAATTTATCGATGTAAATCGTAATGATCCACCTAAAATTCCCTTAATACAAAGGAAAGAGGATTTTATTGAGATTTATGAAGTGTTTAGTGAACCACAGGCACAGTCCCAAGCAGATCGTTGTTTAGCCTGTGGTAACCCTTATTGTCAACATAAATGCCCATTACATAATAATATTCCAGAATGGCTGAAACTAACCTATGAAGGGCGAATTATTGAAGCAGCAGAATTGGCACACGAAACGAATACATTACCTGAAATTTGCGGACAAGTTTGTCCTCAAGATCGCTTATGTGAAGGAGCGTGTACTTTAAATCCTGAATTTGGCGCCGTGACGATTGGCAGTATTGAAAAATATATCACAGAAACCGCCTTTGAAATGGGCTGGCGACCTCAAGTAAAAAATATTCCTCATTCAGGTAAAAAAGTCGCAGTAATTGGCTCAGGACCTGCTGGCTTAGGCTGTGCTGAGCAACTGATTAAAAATGGTGTGTCGGTCACGGTGTATGAACGTCAACCTGAAATTGGCGGATTACTCACTTTTGGTATTCCATCATTTAAGTTAGAAAAAAGTGTGATGAGCCGTCGCCGTGAAATTTTTAGTGAAATGGGGATTGAGTTCAAATTGAATATTGAAATTGGAAAAGATATTCAGTTGGAGGAAATCGTCAATGACTATGATGCTGTTTTTTTAGGGGTAGGAACGTATCAAAGCATCAAAGCCAATATCCCTAACGAAGAGGCTCAAGGGGTTTATTCTGCCCTTCCTTTTTTGATTGGCAATACAAAGAATGTGATGGGCTTAGAGACCGACGAATTTGTTTCATTACAAGGTAAGCGAGTGGTTGTGTTGGGCGGTGGTGATACGGCAATGGATTGTGTGCGTACTGCTATTCGTCAACAAGCAGCGGAAGTGAACTGTGCTTATCGTCGTGATGAAACCAATATGCCGGGTTCTAAAAAAGAGTTTGTTAATGCAAAAGAAGAGGGGGTTAAATTTCAATTTAATGTGCAACCTACGGCAATTCAAACCAATGAAAAGGGTGAAGTAACAGGTATTGAAATTGTACATACCCAACTAGGAAAACCAGATAGTAGTGGTCGTCAGCGAGCTGAGATTGTGGCAGGCAGTGAAACAATTATTGATTGTGATGCCGTGATTGTTGCCTTTGGTTTTTCTCCTTCAAAAATGTCTTTTTTAGAGCAAGTGGGTGTGAAAATAGATGATTACGGTAGAATTGAAGCAAAAGGAAATCATAAGCAACAAACATCTAATCAGAAAATTTTTGCAGGAGGGGATATTACCAGAGGCTCAGATCTTGTTGTTACTGCGATTGCAGAAGGACGAGATGCCGCCCACTCTATTTTAGATTATTTAGAGGTATGA